One Capsicum annuum cultivar UCD-10X-F1 chromosome 2, UCD10Xv1.1, whole genome shotgun sequence genomic window carries:
- the LOC107860151 gene encoding uncharacterized protein LOC107860151, whose amino-acid sequence MDDSFSVRVDKVFGSLTVTSNNLSSLWCLTEDEVEKREWIRDNPSRELFDFDSRPSPPNIDGFFAKPNQTLDFPKQLQSDLVELSDGPEEEDDNDEFSEIKSCIGLDCTLDYEEEEDEFDKMAVNMGKEKQRSEDVSDYGISVDTYQELPLTLQDIKRDPRANHKAAKLRLKEDAEAALRGGYLGSMTPAASKAQGRDDINMSPDSSIPDYVRNPSKYTCYTLDVSDGMDEESNRKAYVDFFGLMRKRSQPDDGSSTDFQKSPTFNPIMKQPAGSFTKQGIEAEKMQVKKAVPLSIVAAESNAQVSVMEEDESPPVAADKARPVSLHKPGKRYRTRTTMMDADNV is encoded by the exons ATGGATGACAGTTTTAGCGTACGGGTGGACAAGGTGTTCGGCTCTCTGACGGTGACTTCCAACAATTTGAGTTCTCTCTGGTGTTTAACTGAGGATGAAGTTGAAAAAAGGGAATGGATCAGGGATAACCCTTCTCGTGAGCTATTTGATTTTGATTCCAGACCCTCACCTCCTAATATTGACGGCTTCTTTGCTAAGCCCAACCAAACCCTAGATTTTCCTAAACAGCTCCAATCAGATTTGGTAGAGCTTAGCGACGGAccagaagaagaagatgataatgatgaattTTCCGAAATTAAGTCCTGCATTGGTTTAGATTGCACCCTTGACTATGAG GAGGAAGAAGATGAGTTTGACAAAATGGCGGTGAATATGGGAAAGGAGAAGCAGCGGTCTGAGGATGTCTCCGACTATGGAATTTCTGTGGACACTTACCAGGAGCTTCCTCTTACTCTTCAGGACATTAAGAGAGATCCTCGTGCTAATCACAAGGCCGCCAAGCTCAGGCTCAAGGAAGATGCGGAGGCTGCATTGAGAGGAGGTTATTTAGGTTCCATGACGCCTGCTGCGTCCAAGGCGCAAGGCCGGGATGATATTAATATGTCCCCTGATTCATCCATTCCTGATTATGTGAGGAATCCATCCAAGTATACTTGCTACACACTTGATGTATCGGATGGTATGGATGAAGAATCCAATAGAAAAGCCTACGTGGACTTTTTCGGTCTAATGAGGAAGCGATCGCAGCCGGACGATGGTAGCTCCACTGATTTTCAGAAATCGCCCACATTTAACCCGATAATGAAGCAGCCTGCTGGTTCATTCACCAAACAGGGCATTGAGGCAGAGAAAATGCAAGTGAAGAAAGCAGTTCCCCTTAGCATTGTTGCCGCAGAATCCAATGCTCAAGTCTCAGTCATGGAAGAAGATGAGTCGCCGCCTGTTGCAGCCGACAAAGCTAGACCTGTAAGTTTGCATAAGCCTGGCAAACGTTATAGAACTAGGACCACTATGATGGATGCTGATAATGTTTGA